One segment of Curtobacterium sp. MR_MD2014 DNA contains the following:
- a CDS encoding DUF7455 domain-containing protein has translation MTQTVQDLSIDEASSHQLTAADRCDSCGAQAYIRATMASGELYFCAHHGAEFKEKLAATALEWHDESSRLHESK, from the coding sequence ATGACCCAGACCGTGCAGGACCTCTCCATCGACGAAGCCAGCAGCCACCAGCTCACCGCCGCTGACCGCTGCGACAGCTGCGGAGCGCAGGCGTACATCCGCGCCACCATGGCCAGCGGCGAGCTCTACTTCTGCGCCCACCACGGCGCCGAGTTCAAGGAGAAGCTCGCAGCCACCGCGCTCGAGTGGCACGACGAGAGCAGCCG
- a CDS encoding DNA gyrase/topoisomerase IV subunit B, translated as MSSDYSARHLSVLEGLEAVRKRPGMYIGSTDSRGLMHCLWEIIDNSVDEALAGHGDEIGVVLHADGSVEVRDTARGIPVDVEPKTGLTGVEVVFTKLHAGGKFGSGSYAASGGLHGVGASVVNALSERLDVEVDRGGKTYAMSFHRGEPGTFAGDGPDAPFTPFTSGSELRVVGKVKKGVTGSRIRYWADRQIFTTDARFSTGDLVNRARQTAFLVPGLGITITDERAASIEAAAQRAEATGTTVAPGPVIERFRYEGGISEFVEHLAVDSAVTDVWRIQGTGTFTETVPMLDDKGHMVSTSVERTCEVDIAMRWGSGYETVERSFVNIIATPKGGTHLTGFESGVVKAVRTQVEANARKLKVGQDKLEKDDVLAGLTAVLTVRLPEPQFEGQTKEVLGTPAVRKIVDQVVAKQLTDVLTSTQRTEKAQAATLLEKVVAEMKTRISARAHKETQRRKNALENSSLPTKLADCRKQDAEGTELFIVEGDSALGTAKLARNSEYQALLPIRGKILNVQKASVSDMLSNTECASIIQVIGAGSGRSFEIDQARYGKIIIMSDADVDGAHIRTLLLTLFFRYMRPMIEQGRVFAAVPPLHRVVVVNRGKPNDTLYTYSEAELQAVLKKLAKQGKKYQEPIQRYKGLGEMDADQLAETTMDRAHRTLRRVNVTDAESAAKVFELLMGNDVAPRKEFILAGEGLDRDRIDA; from the coding sequence GTGAGCTCCGACTACTCTGCACGACACCTCTCCGTCCTCGAAGGGCTCGAGGCGGTTCGGAAGCGTCCGGGCATGTACATCGGCTCGACGGACTCGCGCGGGCTCATGCACTGCCTGTGGGAGATCATCGACAACTCCGTCGACGAAGCGCTCGCGGGTCACGGCGACGAGATCGGGGTCGTGCTGCACGCCGACGGCTCCGTCGAGGTCCGCGACACCGCCCGCGGCATCCCTGTGGACGTGGAACCGAAGACCGGCCTGACCGGGGTCGAGGTCGTGTTCACGAAGCTGCACGCCGGCGGCAAGTTCGGGTCCGGATCGTACGCGGCCTCCGGTGGCCTGCACGGCGTGGGTGCCTCGGTCGTGAACGCGCTGTCGGAGCGCCTCGACGTCGAGGTCGACCGCGGTGGCAAGACCTACGCGATGTCCTTCCACCGGGGCGAGCCCGGCACCTTCGCCGGTGACGGGCCGGATGCGCCCTTCACCCCGTTCACCTCGGGCAGTGAGCTCCGTGTCGTCGGCAAGGTGAAGAAGGGGGTCACCGGGTCCCGCATCCGGTACTGGGCGGACCGACAGATCTTCACCACGGACGCCCGTTTCAGCACGGGCGACCTGGTCAACCGCGCCCGCCAGACCGCCTTCCTGGTGCCCGGGCTCGGCATCACGATCACCGACGAACGGGCCGCGTCCATCGAGGCTGCCGCCCAGCGTGCCGAGGCGACCGGGACGACGGTCGCGCCCGGTCCGGTCATCGAGCGCTTCCGGTACGAGGGCGGCATCAGCGAGTTCGTCGAGCACCTGGCGGTCGACTCCGCGGTCACCGACGTCTGGCGCATCCAGGGCACCGGGACCTTCACGGAGACCGTTCCGATGCTCGACGACAAGGGCCACATGGTGTCCACCTCGGTCGAGCGGACCTGCGAGGTCGACATCGCGATGCGGTGGGGCAGCGGGTACGAGACCGTCGAGCGGAGCTTCGTCAACATCATCGCGACGCCGAAGGGCGGCACGCACCTGACCGGCTTCGAGTCGGGCGTCGTCAAGGCCGTGCGCACGCAGGTCGAGGCGAACGCCCGCAAGCTCAAGGTCGGGCAGGACAAGCTCGAGAAGGACGACGTGCTCGCAGGCCTCACCGCCGTGCTGACCGTCCGCCTGCCCGAGCCGCAGTTCGAGGGGCAGACGAAGGAGGTCCTCGGCACCCCCGCGGTCCGGAAGATCGTCGACCAGGTCGTGGCGAAGCAGCTCACCGACGTCCTCACCTCGACACAGCGCACCGAGAAGGCGCAGGCCGCGACCCTGCTCGAGAAGGTCGTCGCCGAGATGAAGACCCGCATCTCGGCGCGGGCGCACAAGGAGACGCAGCGGCGCAAGAACGCGCTGGAGAACTCCTCGTTGCCGACCAAGCTCGCCGACTGCCGCAAGCAGGACGCCGAGGGTACGGAGCTCTTCATCGTCGAGGGCGACTCCGCGCTCGGCACCGCCAAGCTCGCCCGCAACAGCGAGTACCAGGCGCTGCTGCCCATCCGCGGCAAGATCCTCAACGTGCAGAAGGCCTCGGTGTCGGACATGCTGTCCAACACCGAGTGCGCCTCGATCATCCAGGTCATCGGCGCCGGCTCCGGCCGCTCGTTCGAGATCGACCAGGCCCGCTACGGCAAGATCATCATCATGTCGGACGCCGACGTCGACGGTGCCCACATCCGCACGCTCCTGCTGACGCTGTTCTTCCGGTACATGCGGCCGATGATCGAGCAGGGCCGGGTGTTCGCCGCCGTGCCGCCGCTGCACCGGGTCGTCGTGGTGAACCGCGGCAAGCCGAACGACACGCTCTACACCTACTCCGAGGCCGAGCTGCAGGCGGTGCTGAAGAAGCTCGCGAAGCAGGGCAAGAAGTACCAGGAGCCGATCCAGCGGTACAAGGGCCTGGGGGAGATGGACGCCGACCAGCTCGCCGAGACGACGATGGACCGGGCGCACCGCACGCTCCGTCGGGTGAACGTGACCGATGCCGAGAGCGCCGCGAAGGTGTTCGAGCTGCTGATGGGCAACGACGTCGCGCCGCGCAAGGAGTTCATCCTGGCCGGCGAGGGCCTCGACCGCGACCGCATCGACGCGTAG